In Nitrosomonas stercoris, the genomic stretch TGATGGCTCCCCGCTTACTGCTATTGGTACTGATGGTGGGTTATTGGAAGCGCCGCAAGATTTTCCCTATATTATGCTCTCTCCCGGAGAACGAGTGGAAATATGGGCAGATTTCAGCGGCCGTGAACTTGGCTCCGAATTAGCTTTGAAAACCTTACCCTATCATGGATTTTCCATGAATATGGGCGGAAGAGGAATGCGTGGTAGCCAGGACAGGATGAATGATGGCTCTAGGCAAGGAAAAGAAGCTACGATTATCAGATTTGCCATCCAGGAACAAGTGAGCGATTCACCTCAACTACCACATATTTTATCTCCTATTCAGCGTTTTACTGAAAAAGATATATCTAATCCAAACAATACTGTGCCAATAGCAATTGGCATGCATCGTATGACTTTTAATCTTAACAACCGAACTTTCAACATGCTGGATTACGCCAATCTAGAAAAAATCCCAGTGAATACGCTACAAAGAATCCGAATTACCAATACCACCCCAAGTATGCGAGGAGGAATGCGTGGAAGACGCGGCGGTGGCATGATGAATATGATGGCGCAACCTCACCCGATCCATTTACATGGACAGCAGTTTCAGATCTTGTCACGCACACCAAATTATGGCGATAGCACTTATGCTGAAGTCAAAGATGGTTTCATCAACCATGGTTGGAAAGATACTGTGCTGGTCATGCCTGGAGAAGAAGTTGAAATTATCAAGCCTTTCATGGATTACACTGGACGTTTTCTATATCACTGTCATAACCTAGAACATGAAGACATGGGAATGATGCGTAACTTCTTTGTTGAGTAACGTATATACACTTATGTCATATACATTTTATTTGTATCTTCCGAGTACAAGTAGGCAACGTAT encodes the following:
- a CDS encoding multicopper oxidase mco produces the protein MTTVNLNRRRFLQYMASGTLISAMPQFAFSRDYKLNLTPNRAFQADVEIALTAHKTEVPILLGANTRVLKYSARLLRGPANTIKTLPSYLGPILHFEQGQKVRIFFYNQIAAPCITHWHGMHVPQIMDGHPMYAIDHGEQYVYEFEVNNPAGTNWYHPHTHEVTAQQVYRGLAGLITISDAIERKLALPDGEYDIPLIIQDRTFTADNQLHYALTMQQRMQGFLGNTILANGQHNPTIPVKTRAYRLRILNGSNARIYKLGWNDGSPLTAIGTDGGLLEAPQDFPYIMLSPGERVEIWADFSGRELGSELALKTLPYHGFSMNMGGRGMRGSQDRMNDGSRQGKEATIIRFAIQEQVSDSPQLPHILSPIQRFTEKDISNPNNTVPIAIGMHRMTFNLNNRTFNMLDYANLEKIPVNTLQRIRITNTTPSMRGGMRGRRGGGMMNMMAQPHPIHLHGQQFQILSRTPNYGDSTYAEVKDGFINHGWKDTVLVMPGEEVEIIKPFMDYTGRFLYHCHNLEHEDMGMMRNFFVE